A window of Halodesulfovibrio sp. genomic DNA:
TGTCGCTATGATTTTTCTAGCTTGATCCGGGCTGGAAATATTGAATTTAGACTGAGCACGATACTCACCGTTCATCTTACGGTAACGGCGGATCATATATTTTTCCGGTCCGTAATCATCTTTTTTGTTGTCCCACTGCTGGTAACGGAAAATAATAGTGGTCCATGCCCCCTTGGTAAGAACTTCTTTATCAAGTTCTTTTACAATAAGGAGGTCACCTTCTTCATAGTTAATAGTGAGTTCTTCAATTGTACTGCTCATACTACTCCTCGCAATCTAAAAATATTGAGGTCTGCGTACTACGCTATTGGCTTTGGTGCAAGAAAATACAGAAAGCGAAGTCTCATCACCACGCATCCACTCATACAGTTATGCCACGGCGACAACGCACAAACAAAGTCAACCTTTACGTGTCGCAGCAACAAAAGCATGTAGAATTTTTAACATAACACCCTAATCTTCAAATCCTTCCGCTTCATCCTCAACTCCATTCTCTGCTGCTGTTTGCCAGATTTTAGGAGCTTCACCAAGATGACGCTTTGCCTCACGCAGTCCAAGATTGAATGCTTTGACATTCAATGCCTGAATTTTAGGAGGTAACGTTTCTTCTAACGATTTGCGGACAATTCGCGGCTCTGCAAACGCAAGTAAATGAGTCACTGCCCCAAGAACAATTGTGTTTAGCGTTAATTCGTTACCAATCTTATCCTTAGCGAGCTTCGTAAAAGGCAGCCCCACAAATTGGTTTGTTGGCGCATGCTGTACCAGCTCAGAATCAACCAGCAACACACCACCACGTTTTAAAAAGCGGTAATAAGCATTACACGCGGGTTGAGACAATGCCACAAGCAAATCCAAATTTTCTGTTTTTGGAAAACTAATAGCTGAACTACTAATAACGACATCCGCACGGCTGGAACCACCACGGGCTTCAGGTCCGTAACTTTGTGTCTGGGTCACATTATACCCATGTCCCAACGCAAGAGAATGTCCAAGTACGCGCCCGAGAGTAATCAGCCCCTGACCGCCAGTGCCAGACAACCGAATTTCAAAACGATCTATCTGCTGTAGCTCTTTCATGTGCTTTACTCCTTCGCCTGCAAGGACTGACGCAACTCATCGTAACGCTCTTCAAGCCCCGGTCTATCGAGATTCTGGAATACGCCTGTCGGGATACGGGTATCGCCTTCTTTCAAATTTTCCACTTTGACAGTGTTCTTTTTTAACCAGTTGTACATATCAACAACACTACGGAATTTATTTTTTCGACCATACTGCGTCGGACATGGCGACAGTGCTTCAAGCACAGAAAATCCCGGATGCATGATGGCTTGCTGCATCAGTTTATCTAATTGATTTGCATGAAACGAAGTACTGCGGGCAACAAAGTTAGCTCCAGCAGCCTTTGCAAGTTCAACTGTATCAAAAGGCTGTTCTAGTGACCCAAAAGGAGAAGTCATAGACAAATCACCTTGAGGTGTAGCAGGAGAACACTGCCCCCCTGTCATTCCGTAAATCTGGTTATTCAAAATTAGAGCAGTCACACCGATATTTCTGCGTGCTGCATGAATGAGATGGTTCCCGCCAATAGACATGGCGTCGCCGTCTCCCATTACACAGATTACATTAAGTTCTGGGTTTGCCATTTTAATACCAGTGGCAAAAGTAAGAGCACGCCCGTGTGCGGTATGCACAGTGTTAAAATCAACATACACCGCCATGCGACCAGAACAGCCGATACCGGCAACTATGACCACATTGTCTTTATGAAGCTGCAAGGCATGTACGCTGCGTACAAGTGACCCAAGAACAATGCCATGTCCGCAACCAGCACAGAACACATGCGGAAACTTTTTGTTATGCCGCAAATAGTCGTGAATAAGTTTTGTAACGTCAGACATATCATACCTACAATATTGCTTTAAGAATTTCAGACGGAGTAATAATCTGCCCATCTACACGATTAAGTGTACGGATACGGGTATGTCCGTTGTTTACTCGTTTCACTTCACGAGAAATCTGTCCCATATTCATTTCAGGAACCAGCAAATGCCCACACTGCATACACAGCTTTTCTACAGCCGGACGGGCAAACGGGAACAGCGTTTTTAGTGTCAGCAATCCCACCTTATACCCTCGTTCACGAGCCTGATCCACAGCATGATGAGCAGAGCGGGCAACACAGCCATACGCGACAACAGCATATTCAGCGTCCTCAAGGCAATATTCATCAACTAAAATGACATCATGGTAGTAATTATCAATTTTTCGGAACAAACGGGTCATAAACTCATTAACCTCATCTGGTCGTGAAGTCGGGTAGCCCATTTGATCGTGAGTAAGCCCAGTAACATGACAGCGATATCCCTGCCCGATGGCAGCCATGGCAGGCACACCACGAGCAGCTTCCGCATACGGCTTGAACCATTCAGGCGGCACAGCTGGTTGCATGCGGGACAACACTTCCAGTTCATCTTCGAACGGGATGGTAATTTTTTCCCTTGTATGGGCAGTCACTTCATCAATAAGCAGAATTACAGGAGTGCGATATTTCTCTGCCATATTAAAAGCAACGACTGTCATTTCCAGACATTCAGGAACGGTTGAGGCTGAAAGCACAATGACTGGATGGTCACCGTGGGTTCCCCATCGCGCCATCTGTACATCTCCCTGAGCAGGTGACGTCGGTAAGCCAGTACTTGGTCCGCCACGCATAACATTGACGATCACAAGCGGAGCTTCAACCATACACGCGTATCCGATCAGCTCCTGCTTAAGGGAAAACCCCGGACCAGACGTTGCTGTCATCGCTTTGCGACCAGTCAAAGAAGCGCCAATTACCGCTCCCATGCTGGCAATCTCATCTTCCATTTGTAAAAAAACACCGTCTTCAGTCCGTGGCAGGCGTTGCGCCATAATCTCCATTATTTCTGTCGACGGTGTAATAGGGTATCCCGCATAAAATGTGCACCCTGCCAGTAATGCGCCCTGAGCAACAGCCTCGTTGCCTTGTGCGAATAATTCTTTTCTTTTTCTACGCCTTTTGTGAGCCATACCTAGCCCTCTGCTACTGCTTTTTGTGGAATTTTCTCGGATTCGCTCGATTCGCTTGCCACCCCAGCACCACCAGTTTCACCCGGCTCACAGCTGGTTCTACAATGCATACCGTTACTGCTACATTTTGGTCTGACCGCAATTGCAAAATCAGGACAATGAAGTTCACAAAAACCACAGTTAATACACTCTTCCGGCTGAACTACTTCTGCCTTGCCAAGCGCATTAAGTTGAAGAACCTTACCCGGACAGAATGCAACACATAGTCCGCATCCCTTACACCAATCCGGATACACACACACAAGAGTTTGGCCTTTATTCTTCTTTGGCATTGCCGCACCGGAAACCTGTAAATTGTGGTGGCATCGCCACCGTTACACCCACGCTCTCCACCCGCCGTGTGCAAGTAGAAAGATGCCTCAAGGCTAACAGCCTTATCTTACACAGGGTAAATAAAATACTTACTTAGGCAGTTACATGCTGCTTACATTCACTGCAAGAAAATTCATGTATTTTTGTCAGTCATAATACACTTTTATACCTAAGCACATGCCCCAATGGTGTTTGATCTATCAACCACTCACACCCAACATGTTCCAGCCAGATGCAAGTGCGATAACTGTATCAAACAATAAAATACGATCTGTGCTCATGCTCCTTACTACTTGTTTCGCACCAAAAGCAGAAAAACAAAAAAGCTGAGGACGATCATCCTCAGCTTATACGCAGTATTGTAACATTATATATACAGGCGTGATTATAAAAATTATCAAGCCTTCAGTTTAATGAAAATTCAAAGAGATAAACTATTGCTGTAACGTGAAGCAACAAGCACAGGTAATTATATGTACGAAGCAGCAAGTTGCTCCACCTGAGAAACATGCAAGCCAGACAGGCTTCCATGCGCAGCTATCCAGCAGCTTTTTCTTGTGGCATGCTATAAAAGTAGCCGACACCGCGAACGGTTACAATACGTTCGGATCGATCCGAAACGTTTCCGAGTTTTTTTCGAAGCTTGCTTATATGGACGTCAATGCTGCGATCATATGGCTCAAGCTCTTTTCCTAAAGCTTTAAGAGAAATCATCTCACGAGAAACAGTTTGCCCCGCAGCATCAATCAACATTTCAAAAATAACATATTCAACCTGCGTCAGCCCGATACTCTCCCCATCACGCCGAACAAGCCGTGCACTGGTATCAATTTCGACACCATCGAATACGTAAGTACGGCTGCGGGCAACTGAGCCAACATATTTTGTACGGCTTCTTCGAAGAAGACTTCGAACGCGGGCAATTAATTCCCTTTCGTGAACAGGCTTCAGTAGATACTCATCTGCTCCCATTTCCAGCGCGACAATCTTATCAACAAGTTCAGATCGTGATGACAAGGCAACAATAGGAATATGCGACTGACTACGTAACGATGCCAAAAAGTCAAATCCATTCGTATCTGGTAAATCCATATCCATTATCAGCAGATCATACGCACCGGTAAGCTCCAATGCTGCAACCTCTGTCGCACTTTCGCATATGGTACA
This region includes:
- a CDS encoding 2-oxoacid:acceptor oxidoreductase family protein, whose product is MKELQQIDRFEIRLSGTGGQGLITLGRVLGHSLALGHGYNVTQTQSYGPEARGGSSRADVVISSSAISFPKTENLDLLVALSQPACNAYYRFLKRGGVLLVDSELVQHAPTNQFVGLPFTKLAKDKIGNELTLNTIVLGAVTHLLAFAEPRIVRKSLEETLPPKIQALNVKAFNLGLREAKRHLGEAPKIWQTAAENGVEDEAEGFED
- a CDS encoding 2-oxoacid:ferredoxin oxidoreductase subunit beta, whose amino-acid sequence is MSDVTKLIHDYLRHNKKFPHVFCAGCGHGIVLGSLVRSVHALQLHKDNVVIVAGIGCSGRMAVYVDFNTVHTAHGRALTFATGIKMANPELNVICVMGDGDAMSIGGNHLIHAARRNIGVTALILNNQIYGMTGGQCSPATPQGDLSMTSPFGSLEQPFDTVELAKAAGANFVARSTSFHANQLDKLMQQAIMHPGFSVLEALSPCPTQYGRKNKFRSVVDMYNWLKKNTVKVENLKEGDTRIPTGVFQNLDRPGLEERYDELRQSLQAKE
- a CDS encoding 2-oxoacid:acceptor oxidoreductase subunit alpha; the encoded protein is MAHKRRRKRKELFAQGNEAVAQGALLAGCTFYAGYPITPSTEIMEIMAQRLPRTEDGVFLQMEDEIASMGAVIGASLTGRKAMTATSGPGFSLKQELIGYACMVEAPLVIVNVMRGGPSTGLPTSPAQGDVQMARWGTHGDHPVIVLSASTVPECLEMTVVAFNMAEKYRTPVILLIDEVTAHTREKITIPFEDELEVLSRMQPAVPPEWFKPYAEAARGVPAMAAIGQGYRCHVTGLTHDQMGYPTSRPDEVNEFMTRLFRKIDNYYHDVILVDEYCLEDAEYAVVAYGCVARSAHHAVDQARERGYKVGLLTLKTLFPFARPAVEKLCMQCGHLLVPEMNMGQISREVKRVNNGHTRIRTLNRVDGQIITPSEILKAIL
- a CDS encoding 4Fe-4S binding protein, whose protein sequence is MPKKNKGQTLVCVYPDWCKGCGLCVAFCPGKVLQLNALGKAEVVQPEECINCGFCELHCPDFAIAVRPKCSSNGMHCRTSCEPGETGGAGVASESSESEKIPQKAVAEG
- a CDS encoding response regulator transcription factor, giving the protein MYSLLLVDSEIEARNAYVQSLKDERFTCTICESATEVAALELTGAYDLLIMDMDLPDTNGFDFLASLRSQSHIPIVALSSRSELVDKIVALEMGADEYLLKPVHERELIARVRSLLRRSRTKYVGSVARSRTYVFDGVEIDTSARLVRRDGESIGLTQVEYVIFEMLIDAAGQTVSREMISLKALGKELEPYDRSIDVHISKLRKKLGNVSDRSERIVTVRGVGYFYSMPQEKAAG